One genomic segment of Cydia splendana chromosome 5, ilCydSple1.2, whole genome shotgun sequence includes these proteins:
- the LOC134790972 gene encoding transcription initiation factor IIB isoform X3, whose translation MICSECGLVVGDRVIDVGSEWRTFSNEKSGVDPSRVGGPENPLLSGGDLSTIIGPGRGDASFDSFGVSKYQNRRNISSTDRALINAFREINTMADRINLPKTIVDRANNLFKQVHDGKNLKGRANDAIASACLYIACRQEGVPRTFKEICAVSKISKKEIGRCFKLILKALETSVDLITTADFMSRFCSNLGLPNSVQRAATHIARKAGELDIVSGRSPISVAAAAIYMASQASEDKRSQKEIGDIAGVADVTIRQSYKLMYPFAAKLFPDDFKFATPIEFLPQM comes from the exons ATGATCTGCTCGGAATGCGGCCTCGTCGTTGGAGACAG AGTAATTGACGTTGGTTCAGAATGGCGTACATTCAGCAACGAGAAGTCGGGAGTAGACCCCTCTCGTGTTGGTGGGCCAGAGAACCCGCTGCTCTCAGGCGGAGACCTTTCCACAATCATTGGTCCTGGCCGTGGCGACGCTTCATTTGACAGTTTCGGTGTATCAAAGTATCAGAACAGACGTAATATTAGCAGTACAGACAGGGCACTGATTAATGCGTTCAGAGAGATCAACACAATGGCTGACCGCATTAATCTTCCCAAAACAATTGTGGACAGGGCTAACAATTTGTTTAAACAG GTACACGATGGCAAAAACTTAAAAGGCCGAGCAAATGACGCCATTGCATCAGCTTGCTTATACATCGCCTGCCGCCAGGAGGGTGTGCCCCGTACATTCAAAGAGATCTGTGCCGTTAGCAAAATCAGCAAGAAAGAGATTGGCCGGTGTTTTAAACTCATCCTCAAAGCTCTGGAGACCTCTGTGGACCTCATCACTACAGCGGACTTCATGTCTCGGTTCTGCTCAAACTTGGGGCTCCCGAACTCTGTGCAAAGGGCAGCCACACATATTGCAAGGAAGGCGGGAGAGCTGGATATTGTGTCTGGACGGAGCCCTATTTCAGTTGCCGCTGCTGCTATTTATATGGCTTCTCAG GCATCAGAAGACAAACGCAGCCAGAAAGAGATTGGCGACATCGCCGGCGTGGCAGACGTTACCATCCGTCAGTCCTACAAGCTCATGTACCCGTTCGCTGCTAAACTCTTCCCCGACGACTTCAAGTTTGCCACACCCATCGAGTTCCTCCCACAGATGTAG
- the LOC134791141 gene encoding uncharacterized protein LOC134791141 isoform X2, which yields MERTLKKTVSLRQMKLLLEFLEKNRNLALGRLRSKEGRALSKKLWSECADILNVENVGSSFRNGREWAKFYTDYKARLNNKVRAMRNNETTAATGAEIELTSLETRLCNILGYNIKDLLMAKANPLSLTREAKKESKTKAKRVKLKRRRSSSDSSINSAKETLERIEESRIEVDRLKADGLFKIAESLVQMAEAQNRVAASMENLGAGVWQLLQRFGPAPGPQDGKIWEEKVQEHNILQ from the exons ATGGAGCGAACTCTGAAAAAAACTGTGTCGTTGCGTCAAATGAAATTGTTGTTGGAGTTTTTAGAGAAGAATAGAAATCTGGCGCTCGGCCGATTGAGATCCAAGGAAGGGCGCGCGTTGTCTAAAAAATTATGGTCCGAGTGCGCGGACATTTTAAATGTTGAAAATGTCGGTTCTTCATTTAGAAATGGCAGGGAATGGGCTAag ttttataCAGACTACAAAGCCCGCCTAAACAACAAAGTAAGAGCAATGAGAAATAATGAAACCACAGCAGCAACGGGAGCAGAAATAGAACTCACCTCACTGGAAACCAGACTATGCAACATCCTCGGGTACAATATCAAAGATCTGCTTATGGCGAAAGCAAACCCTTTAAGCTTAACCCGAGAAGCAAAGAAAGAATCAAAAACTAAAGCAAAGAGAGTAAAACTAAAAAGAAGAAGGA gTTCATCAGACAGTTCAATAAATTCTGCAAAAGAAACTCTAGAAAGAATAGAAGAATCCCGAATAGAAGTAGACAGGCTTAAGGCTGACGGTCTCTTCAAGATAGCGGAGAGTCTAGTACAGATGGCGGAGGCTCAGAACAGGGTAGCAGCAAGTATGGAGAACCTGGGGGCGGGGGTGTGGCAGCTCTTGCAGAGGTTTGGTCCCGCTCCGGGGCCACAGGATGGGAAGATTTGGG AGGAAAAAGTTCAAGAGCACAATATCCTGCAATGA
- the LOC134791141 gene encoding uncharacterized protein LOC134791141 isoform X1: protein MERTLKKTVSLRQMKLLLEFLEKNRNLALGRLRSKEGRALSKKLWSECADILNVENVGSSFRNGREWAKFYTDYKARLNNKVRAMRNNETTAATGAEIELTSLETRLCNILGYNIKDLLMAKANPLSLTREAKKESKTKAKRVKLKRRRSSSSDSSINSAKETLERIEESRIEVDRLKADGLFKIAESLVQMAEAQNRVAASMENLGAGVWQLLQRFGPAPGPQDGKIWEEKVQEHNILQ, encoded by the exons ATGGAGCGAACTCTGAAAAAAACTGTGTCGTTGCGTCAAATGAAATTGTTGTTGGAGTTTTTAGAGAAGAATAGAAATCTGGCGCTCGGCCGATTGAGATCCAAGGAAGGGCGCGCGTTGTCTAAAAAATTATGGTCCGAGTGCGCGGACATTTTAAATGTTGAAAATGTCGGTTCTTCATTTAGAAATGGCAGGGAATGGGCTAag ttttataCAGACTACAAAGCCCGCCTAAACAACAAAGTAAGAGCAATGAGAAATAATGAAACCACAGCAGCAACGGGAGCAGAAATAGAACTCACCTCACTGGAAACCAGACTATGCAACATCCTCGGGTACAATATCAAAGATCTGCTTATGGCGAAAGCAAACCCTTTAAGCTTAACCCGAGAAGCAAAGAAAGAATCAAAAACTAAAGCAAAGAGAGTAAAACTAAAAAGAAGAAGGAGTA gTTCATCAGACAGTTCAATAAATTCTGCAAAAGAAACTCTAGAAAGAATAGAAGAATCCCGAATAGAAGTAGACAGGCTTAAGGCTGACGGTCTCTTCAAGATAGCGGAGAGTCTAGTACAGATGGCGGAGGCTCAGAACAGGGTAGCAGCAAGTATGGAGAACCTGGGGGCGGGGGTGTGGCAGCTCTTGCAGAGGTTTGGTCCCGCTCCGGGGCCACAGGATGGGAAGATTTGGG AGGAAAAAGTTCAAGAGCACAATATCCTGCAATGA
- the LOC134790972 gene encoding transcription initiation factor IIB isoform X1 produces the protein MASTSRIEANKVVCYAHPDAPLIEDYRAGDMICSECGLVVGDRVIDVGSEWRTFSNEKSGVDPSRVGGPENPLLSGGDLSTIIGPGRGDASFDSFGVSKYQNRRNISSTDRALINAFREINTMADRINLPKTIVDRANNLFKQVHDGKNLKGRANDAIASACLYIACRQEGVPRTFKEICAVSKISKKEIGRCFKLILKALETSVDLITTADFMSRFCSNLGLPNSVQRAATHIARKAGELDIVSGRSPISVAAAAIYMASQASEDKRSQKEIGDIAGVADVTIRQSYKLMYPFAAKLFPDDFKFATPIEFLPQM, from the exons ATGGCGAGCACGTCAAG AATTGAGGCAAATAAGGTGGTCTGCTATGCTCACCCCGACGCGCCGCTTATCGAGGATTACCGGGCAGGTGACATGATCTGCTCGGAATGCGGCCTCGTCGTTGGAGACAG AGTAATTGACGTTGGTTCAGAATGGCGTACATTCAGCAACGAGAAGTCGGGAGTAGACCCCTCTCGTGTTGGTGGGCCAGAGAACCCGCTGCTCTCAGGCGGAGACCTTTCCACAATCATTGGTCCTGGCCGTGGCGACGCTTCATTTGACAGTTTCGGTGTATCAAAGTATCAGAACAGACGTAATATTAGCAGTACAGACAGGGCACTGATTAATGCGTTCAGAGAGATCAACACAATGGCTGACCGCATTAATCTTCCCAAAACAATTGTGGACAGGGCTAACAATTTGTTTAAACAG GTACACGATGGCAAAAACTTAAAAGGCCGAGCAAATGACGCCATTGCATCAGCTTGCTTATACATCGCCTGCCGCCAGGAGGGTGTGCCCCGTACATTCAAAGAGATCTGTGCCGTTAGCAAAATCAGCAAGAAAGAGATTGGCCGGTGTTTTAAACTCATCCTCAAAGCTCTGGAGACCTCTGTGGACCTCATCACTACAGCGGACTTCATGTCTCGGTTCTGCTCAAACTTGGGGCTCCCGAACTCTGTGCAAAGGGCAGCCACACATATTGCAAGGAAGGCGGGAGAGCTGGATATTGTGTCTGGACGGAGCCCTATTTCAGTTGCCGCTGCTGCTATTTATATGGCTTCTCAG GCATCAGAAGACAAACGCAGCCAGAAAGAGATTGGCGACATCGCCGGCGTGGCAGACGTTACCATCCGTCAGTCCTACAAGCTCATGTACCCGTTCGCTGCTAAACTCTTCCCCGACGACTTCAAGTTTGCCACACCCATCGAGTTCCTCCCACAGATGTAG